Genomic DNA from Salvia miltiorrhiza cultivar Shanhuang (shh) chromosome 1, IMPLAD_Smil_shh, whole genome shotgun sequence:
AACACCAGTTAAATATTTTGTACCAGGTGATAATCCATCACGCCATCCTCCCATCTTCTGCACATACACAGGAATCAAGTATGTACTTACTGCATAATAGATCTTTGTGATATTGATCACTTCCAGGTCGTAAAAGTGAGACATAACAAATGTCCCAAAAAACTCAAGAAATGTGGGAAGGAAGGGGATGGGTTACAAAAAGCTTCAGAGAGAAGTTACCTACCAATGGATCAGGTGCACTCGCACAAAACTGAAGGATAGGAATGAAAGAGCGCACTTTCAATGCTCGTTCTCCATTACCAAGCTGAGACAGTAGATCAGAAGCTCTACTTCTCTGTCCCAGGTGAAGTGCATTTATTACTTCCTCCCCTAATTTTCTCGCGATTGACTTTGTCAGCATATATCCTTCACCGCCCAGATTTGCCATTAATAAAATCTTTTACTATACTTTCTGTAATGCAGTACAACTGAGAAGTGATAAAGACTTCTACTTTGAACATAGAACCATACAAACAGCTATGACCTTTTCTAGCTCTAGAACCTAGATATTCATCTTTGCATTCGTGTAAAAATCAAGTAGAATTGGCTGTTACCATTAGAGGTCCCAAAAAATTGCGTGCCTTCGACAAAGCCAGCCTCCTTTTTCCCCTGTTAATGATTCTTTCGAAGTTAAGCAATTTCGAACAAGAAGATCACTGCCGTTACCTTTCACATATTCAAATGAGCTAAACACATCTTTCTTCagtgaaaagaaaatataatactaacACCTATCAAGCTTCCATCATTCCATATCCTTGCCGTAGGAATTGGATTCCTCTAAAAACAAAACATGAACTTATCTCAACCAAATTCTAACACAATAATCTTAATCCAATTAAGAGTCTCCAATTTCTCACAAGCAAAAACAACAACCAGAAAGACATGCAAAATTACATAAATGTTACATGAAAAAAGACGTACTATAATATCCAATGCTTTCCATTCTCGAAACGAATTCTTCGTGCATTTTAGTCGGAAAAGCAGCCTGTGCAATTCCATACAACGAAGCATAAAATTAGCAAATCGATAGAGAGAAATATCAATGCGAATTTTTTCTGATCAGGCACCGCCAGGCACGACGGCTAACCTCGTAATCAACATCGCCGGAGCTTCTTCGGCCGAACCGCCGCCGCCACGTCGATTTTTTTCTTTCCGGAAAGACCGGTGTAGTTACTCTTTACCAGCAGCAACTTGAGCTGGGCCACTATCTTCTATAAGAATGGGCCGTAGATTACATTGGAAAGCCCATTCCGTACCGGCAGACTAAGTGGGTCGAGTCGTACTCGAATCCcgattgaaaaataaaatatatcccGATTTTGTCGTTGTATATCtccgatttttttttctttattttaaatagATTTTTCTACTCTTTAATTATCCACCAAGATtttataacaaaaatattaattaagatGATTGGTGTGTGGAGATGAAATTAGTGAGAATAAAAATATCTTGGAAATGGAACCATAACGATAAAtgaatgaaataaatatttttttccccAATCTCCCATGAGGAATGTGGTTCAAATGAAAAAATTTTATAGTCATTTCAAATTTCAGttgataattattaattaaatacatatacTGAACCGATATTCATGATtaaacacaaataaaaataagatatgTGAATTATTCACACGTTGATGTGTTTTAATGATGGCCTCTTGAACTATTGTCGAAGAAGTGTTGCTGCCTTGATCTTTGCGCGGCAACTGTGCATATATGCCACTAATCAGATCATcgattaaattaaattgaaagagaaCCAAACTTGTAGCATGCATATAGTTTACATGAAATATTTAGCTAAGTGTAGCAAATTAGATGTATGGGCAAAATCAAGCTCCCAAGAGTAGTAACTAGTTATCCCTTTCTTGTTTGTGTTTGACATGaaaataatgttaattatagaaaaaaattatgtgAAAAATGAATTCTTATAGATTAATTATCACATGTTTTGAAATACCAAAAAAGAaatcgaaatttaaaatttttgtattcattaattaaatataatgtaATAACTAAATTATTAACATGcatacaaaaaaaattctaatcaATTTTCTAAAAACAATGTATATTATTAAGATATATACTACACGAATGGAAAACTCTAAATTATAAATCCTAAaccttataataataataataataataaaataatagtaataaatatcATTGTCCTTGGTACTTTCCAAATATGGGATACGTAATTTGCTAGGTATTATATTATGGTGAATCATATTCCTAAAATCATACTTCTTTCGTTCCAATTCAATAAGTCATGTTTACTTATTTGAACGTCTCATTTCAATAGATCACTTCCTAGAATGGAAAGTCAATACATAACAAGCGTCCTCAcgtaactcattatttacatcaaTTAATATTATGGCCTACACATAattatctcttctttcatttaaAGAATAACTAGTAcgaccatccgtgcgatgcacggcgaatatcaaaattaaacgatatatttaaataaataaatataaatattaaatagaattaaaatataaataagtactataaaatatttttttaaaataaaataatccttaTCAGTTACTCAATGAAattctgaatttaaaaacataaattttcaactctGTACAAagtgtaataataattatagttattaaataattttaaattatttgatgaaaattaaccgtacacattattattatagagtattacacatcataatacaaaaaattcatacacaaacataaataaaaagttgtagtaaaatattaacaaagagagagaaaatgaaatattttaaagttttcataacttattcattctaaattcatttttgatgatttttataccatattaaatatttttctcatgaacttaaatttaagatgcatattaaatatttattcatcaattaaatttgatgatttaaaaaaaaaattaaattatactccctccgtcccatgaagcaagaccaagttcttttcggcacgggaattaagaaattggtattttgtgtgttaagagtggtaggtgaaaaagtgaaaaggtgaataaagagtcaattttttgctacttttagaaattggtcttgcttcgtgggacagaccaaaaaggaaacttggTCTtgtttcatgggacggagggagtataaataatactcataaataaaaattgatggaagaagagagagaagaaaaagagggaaaattggagggggaaaaaaaactcctcttttatactccctccgtccccaaaataagttcctctttggggacggcacgggttttaagaaaaaatggtaaagtgtattgacagtggagaaaaatatgttataattagtattgagagtggtgaaaaggtgaaaaagtgttataattagtattgagagtggtgaaaaagtgaaaagtaagaataaataaagtattattagtggtggggtagttgtccaaaaatagaaagagaaacttatttaggggacgtcccaaaaaggaaaaagatgaacttatttcagggacggagggagtatattttatagaTATAGATAATTCTTTATTTTACAATATACAGATTTTAATGAATTAGATTTTAAATAAGCTTAAcaattttggaattttgattttaatagtgtaatattatttcatttttgatGTGCTTTatagtattactccctccgtcccgctattcaagtcccattttcctttttgggttgtcccaccgataatgtcccgtttcctaaaaaggaaataataaggggatgtttatcactaattaactcactaattaactcactaatttcATTTGCTACCTACCGGACTCCAACCACCATTTAATTTTCTCCCAAGTTTTCTCCATTTGAGTCCGCCGCAAGTCCGAAACCCTAaaactactctctctctctctcgaatcgCGATCGGCGCTCTGCCTCTCCGATTCTCCGACGCTCCGTCGTCGACTTTCTTGGGTTTCAGCCGCCGCTCCTCTGCATTCGTCTCTCACCTTCAATTTGTCTCACCCATCTGAATCCCTGTGATTTTACTCCGTCAAAATCtgaagctctctctctctctcgctttcTATTTCGTCGCCTTTGGTCGAAATTCGATTGTTCTGAGGGATTCCACCGATTCCACCGATTCTATGCCGAAATCAAACGCAGAGAAGTCCGATTTCGCATGGATGGTTGAGTTGGAGACTTGGATCCAATTGTTGGTGATTGAAGATGGATGCAAAGGTTGGCGTCGCCGGGCTGAGATCCATGAAGGTAAAATGATTTCGTCTACACCTAGTGCTTCCTCCGGTGATGTATCGTTTTCATCTGGAAACCCTATTCTTACCCTGATTCTTTTTTTCTGTGTGAGGAAAACTGGCAACACAGGGATATGCCTGATGCTGTGTTGTTGATGTTGAAAAGCATGCTCCCTGATTTTTTTTCTGGTGAGATCTACCCTAATCTTCATTTACAAGTACTGGTGCTTCTAGATCTCGTGTGGGATTTCGATTGGTTTAGGAAGTTGCATGTGGGATTTTGCAGTGTTAGTCATATGTGGTATGTGTGGTCCATTGGTCTGAAATGATGATTGATGCTCAACTTTATATGTCCCTACTTGGTTTGGTCCAATGATCTATGATTAAATGGCATTATTTTGACTATGAGTGCAGCCTGATTCTTACTTGTTCCCCTGTTCTTACTGGCTTGTGTGTTCCAGTTGTTCTAGTTTATGTTTTGGGTGTGTGGTGTTGTTTATGTGTGACTGTTGGTTAGGTGTGGTTGAATTGGTGTTATGTGTGGCTGCTGTTGTTTGATTTGGTGTTATTGGTTTGGTTGCTGAAACTGATGGTGTTGGGTGGCTGCTGTTGTTTGATTTGGTGTTATTGGTCTATGCAGACTGCAATCACAACATCAAAGCATTATAGCATCACATTATAGGGCATATCTCATCCACATCATTTTAGCATCATTTACAAAATAGAAACCTTTCTACTGCAGTCTTGGAATATGCAGACTGCAATCACAAGcattcatttacaaaaaaaaacctTTCATCACAGGTTTTATCTACAAAAAAGTTGTGCATCATTTACAAAAAACATCCACCTTGCACTCCCATATCACATAACTtcagttgattgaatttgaagTTGATGCACCATCAACTCAACCTCATCTGTGCAACCTGCATTAACTCCCAAATTCTGCATTAGTGTATCACTAATTGACAAAGCTCCATTGTCAATTAGGTAGGATATGCACTCCCTTACAAGTTCACTTGGAACTTGGAGATTCAAGGGCAGCATATCCTGCCTAATCAAAGCATCCTTCCCTAAATGAGGGATCTTATAGCTATTCCTCCCCTTCACTTTCAGAATTTCCACCATACAACTTTGCAAGCTTAAGAAAACTTTATTTAAAGTTGTTGGGCTTAACTCATTGAATGAATTAATCACTGCATTCACTAGGCCATCCACATTTGTAGACACTGATTCAGTTTGGAGGCTTTGTATTGCCCTAAACCACCCCAAATCATTAATGTTTGTGTCTGGGGAGTTTGGTGGTTGATGCACCAAGTGAATATCAAAGCCATCAGCTGAAGCAACAGCCCTGAAATCAGGGtctgagtcttgaatgtgaggCCTTGCATTATCTTGCTGAATAAAGATGGTTTTGCTTGCATTGGCTGGCCACTTAGCTTTAATAGCAGGAATTATCTGTGTTTTTCCATCAAAAAAACAATGAAACTAACTCAGCTTTGAATTGGCTTCCACTCCATAGTGCCTGCAGCCCTGTTCTTACTGTTCCTTTTTGCTGGAACAAGTTCAGTGAATGGAAAAATTCCAATTTTTCCATCAAACAAGCACTCACCATTAGCCCCAAACACTGGCCTACATACAGCACACATGAACATCACCTTGGTGATGAACTTCTTGTTCTTGCATGTCCTATGAGGTTCTATCTCTTCAGGAGTTAAGTAGAACCTTTGTGCACTTTTTGTGATGTagaaccatttctcatcaatGTGTACTGTGTTGTGCATGCTTTTAAATGTCAAACTCCTCATAATCCTAtcatattctagagcttctaagGAAAACCGTAGCCTAAGCAACTTGTTTGGAGCTGTGAGATCAGGTTTAATTGCATTCGAATGAGCCCTGATCAGTCCAGTTTTTACCCATCTACCCACTGTGCTTTTACTGCATTTAACCCCACATGCAAGCTTTCTAATTGTTGATCTTTTTGACAAATCTAGGCTAGCAATTAACTGTAAATCCAGAGCTACAAGTTTTCTCCTTGGTCTCATTGTTTTCTTACTCACCGAACTCATTACCTCACCATTTGCTCTTCGTTCTTTTGCAGCTGCCCAAGTACGACTGATCGTCCGCCGGCAGCAGCTCCATCTCTGAACAGCAGCAGTGATCTTCCCTCGAGATGGCTTTCCATTTTTGCTTCCTTCAAGCAGAAACTCGATGATGGCAGCCCTCTCAAAGGAAGAAAGATCCTTCATTCTAGCCATGTGGAGCAAAGTGTGGTGTTTTgagtgttttttgtttttgggagTTTAGTTTAGTGATAGTGTTGGCTGCCCTATTTATAAAGGGCATAGCAATCTGAAACAATTTGAAAATTGTGGGAAATTTGAATGTTGGCCAATTTTTAATGCTaaagtttcttttttttcaacTGCCGCCACTTTTTTTGTCCATTGCATtgtgtttcaatttttttaagtttaatGCATTCCAGTTTAGTTAGGCAGATTTTCGAAGGGAATGCATTCCAGTTAAGTTTAATGCATTCCAGTTTAGTTAGGCAGTTTAGTTAGGCAGATTTTTTTAAGTTTAATGCATTCCAATTTAGGCAGGTAAAAATCTCATTAAACAagcataaaattaatataaataaaattacagattatataaaaataaattaaaaaaattaagtcttttaataataataaattagaaataattagttATTCCTTAAACACAAACTAAATCATGTGGACCACACTCTTAAATCATCTAATttgcttctccttaatctccgtgccgaaaagaaatgagacttcaatagcgggacggagagagtaataaattagaaataattagttATTCCTTAAACACAAACTAAATCATGTGGACCACACTCTTAAATCATCTAATttgcttctccttaatctccgtgccgaaaagaaatgggacttcaatagcgggacggagggagtacttattttTGTGTATGTTTTTGTtagatattaaatatattaaaatatatgtgGCGGTGGGGTATATatctttgaaaatttatatGCTAGTTTGTGTTTTCAAAAACGCAGGTTAGTGATGAAATATGCCAATTTGTAGTGATACATGCAGGattctattttttataatataaattgaTTGCTTTGTTTATTTAGCTGTCAATTTTGGG
This window encodes:
- the LOC131010326 gene encoding uncharacterized protein LOC131010326, whose product is MARMKDLSSFERAAIIEFLLEGSKNGKPSRGKITAAVQRWSCCRRTISRTWAAAKERRANGEVMSSVSKKTMRPRRKLVALDLQLIASLDLSKRSTIRKLACGVKCSKSTVGRWVKTGLIRAHSNAIKPDLTAPNKLLRLRFSLEALEYDRIMRSLTFKSMHNTVHIDEKWFYITKSAQRFYLTPEEIEPHRTCKNKKFITKVMFMCAIIPAIKAKWPANASKTIFIQQDNARPHIQDSDPDFRAVASADGFDIHLVHQPPNSPDTNINDLGWFRAIQSLQTESVSTNVDGLVNAVINSFNELSPTTLNKVFLSLQSCMVEILKVKGRNSYKIPHLGKDALIRQDMLPLNLQVPSELVRECISYLIDNGALSISDTLMQNLGVNAGCTDEVELMVHQLQIQSTEVM